The Planctomycetota bacterium genome window below encodes:
- the nusA gene encoding transcription termination factor NusA, whose protein sequence is MNGELLRLVDSIHRDKGIDKEVLFQGIESALLSAARKYCRKSKELEVTIDRKKGNIVAKDENGPIDPAFLGRVAAQAAKQVIIQKIKEAESDIIFTEMADKQGNIITGTVQRIEHNNIIVTFGKVEGVLMKNDQIPGENYRAGDRVKALVLNIKKDGSKVYLVLTRSHPDFIRRLFELEVPEISDKTVEIKGIVREAGFRTKLAVSSSNPKVDAVGACVGVRGRRIKNILEEVYGEKIDIIKWEESPELMIKNAMKPAEVEAVEVVPQTRKASVFVRPDQLSLAIGKKGQNIRLVCKLARWDIDVVGIGDTSATEVPAEASCEKPEGEAEAVPEGPAAAEAKPEEPVPEAPVQSDDSPKGIEETKEKPVEEKEG, encoded by the coding sequence ATGAACGGTGAATTATTGAGATTAGTTGATAGCATTCATCGTGATAAAGGCATTGACAAAGAAGTGCTTTTTCAAGGGATAGAGTCTGCCTTGTTGTCCGCGGCGCGTAAATATTGCCGCAAGTCCAAAGAATTGGAAGTAACAATAGACCGGAAAAAAGGCAATATTGTTGCTAAGGACGAGAACGGTCCGATTGATCCTGCTTTTCTCGGTAGGGTAGCCGCACAGGCTGCCAAGCAGGTTATTATCCAGAAAATAAAAGAAGCAGAAAGCGATATTATATTTACGGAAATGGCTGATAAGCAGGGAAATATCATTACCGGGACCGTTCAGAGGATTGAGCATAACAATATAATCGTGACTTTCGGCAAGGTTGAAGGCGTTCTTATGAAGAACGATCAAATCCCGGGCGAAAATTACCGGGCGGGTGACCGGGTTAAGGCGCTCGTCTTGAATATCAAGAAAGACGGTTCAAAAGTTTATCTTGTCCTGACCAGAAGCCATCCTGATTTTATCAGGCGCCTTTTTGAGTTGGAAGTCCCGGAGATTTCTGACAAAACCGTTGAAATAAAAGGCATCGTCCGTGAAGCCGGTTTCCGCACGAAACTGGCGGTTAGTTCGTCCAATCCAAAGGTTGATGCCGTCGGCGCCTGTGTCGGAGTGCGCGGCCGCCGGATTAAAAATATCCTGGAAGAAGTCTACGGGGAAAAAATAGATATCATTAAGTGGGAAGAAAGCCCTGAACTTATGATTAAAAACGCCATGAAGCCGGCCGAGGTGGAAGCGGTCGAGGTTGTACCGCAAACCAGGAAGGCGAGCGTTTTTGTGAGACCCGACCAGCTTTCCCTGGCTATCGGCAAGAAAGGGCAGAATATCCGGCTCGTCTGCAAACTTGCCAGATGGGATATTGATGTCGTGGGTATTGGCGATACTTCCGCAACCGAGGTTCCGGCGGAAGCCTCTTGCGAAAAACCAGAAGGAGAAGCAGAAGCTGTTCCTGAAGGACCAGCCGCGGCGGAAGCCAAACCAGAAGAACCCGTTCCTGAAGCACCCGTTCAAAGCGATGATTCCCCTAAAGGGATTGAAGAAACAAAGGAAAAGCCCGTGGAAGAGAAAGAAGGCTAA
- the infB gene encoding translation initiation factor IF-2, whose amino-acid sequence MKVSELAKELGLSSKDLIAQAKENNIKIKSAVSAVDDETAAKLRTVLGKKTASAKPVEKTAHLKKEKKPRAKPKTKAKTTEAPAPVVKNEIAAKQEIEEAKKTVVSLIDKPAHTEKEVRALRPHELEEKEIEETGKEKRRLKLFTKSSTFKQAILEGKTTVFQSGSALPSIKKPVVPVKKTPERKIVVSLPVTVREISEKIGVKANQLIGKLMNHKIMLNVNDSLSEDALILIGLELNYEIEIRKEKDVFKDVVKIEDEKAENLVARPPVVVIMGHVDHGKTTLLDKIRSADVAAHEAGEITQHLGAYQTTVNNRKITFLDTPGHEAFTNMRARGANVTDIAVLVVAADDGVMPQTEEAISHLKAAKVPVIVAINKIDKKEANLIKVKQQLASAELISEEWGGKTIFAEVSAVTGQGVKELLEMLLLQADMLELKANPKRKAVGTVLESRLTENYGPWATVLIQNGTLHKGDAVLCGATYGKIRSLYDDKLNQISEASPATPVGITGLEALPEVGDKLYAMEDVKTAKEKAEEIQEERKLSKAVPAKHLTMENLFSQLEAGKTKEFRIILKTDVKGSLEVLNNLLSTLSNDEVKISVIHSGVGGITESDILLADASDAIVVGFNIIADDKNKALAQDRGVQLKSYDIIYHLIEDMKLALEGMLKPEKVEVVTAHLTVRSLFKISRFGTIAGCMVADGKIERSNLVRLKRGGQILFEGKIDSLKRFKDDVREVAQGYECGVKLAGFDDIQVGDVIESYRIEEKSRKL is encoded by the coding sequence ATGAAAGTTTCCGAATTGGCAAAAGAATTGGGTTTGAGCTCCAAGGATTTGATTGCCCAGGCTAAGGAAAATAATATAAAAATAAAGAGCGCCGTTTCCGCGGTCGATGATGAAACGGCGGCAAAGCTGCGCACCGTGTTGGGTAAAAAAACAGCTTCGGCTAAACCGGTCGAGAAGACAGCCCATCTTAAAAAAGAAAAGAAACCCAGGGCGAAACCCAAAACCAAAGCAAAAACAACCGAAGCGCCGGCTCCGGTCGTAAAAAACGAAATAGCGGCAAAACAAGAAATAGAAGAAGCAAAAAAGACCGTTGTTTCTTTGATTGATAAGCCGGCTCATACGGAAAAAGAAGTCCGGGCGTTAAGGCCTCATGAGCTCGAGGAAAAAGAGATCGAGGAAACCGGCAAAGAAAAACGGCGGCTGAAACTTTTCACCAAATCATCCACTTTTAAGCAGGCGATACTGGAAGGCAAAACAACCGTTTTCCAGTCCGGCTCCGCTCTTCCTTCAATCAAAAAACCAGTTGTGCCGGTCAAGAAAACTCCGGAAAGAAAGATAGTCGTATCCTTGCCCGTTACGGTCCGGGAGATTTCGGAGAAAATAGGCGTCAAGGCTAACCAGCTTATCGGGAAATTGATGAACCATAAAATAATGCTGAATGTCAACGATTCGCTTAGCGAAGACGCGCTTATTTTAATCGGGCTGGAATTAAATTACGAAATAGAAATAAGGAAAGAAAAAGACGTCTTTAAGGATGTCGTCAAGATAGAGGATGAAAAAGCGGAAAATCTGGTTGCGCGTCCTCCGGTGGTCGTTATTATGGGGCACGTTGATCACGGCAAAACCACGTTGCTTGATAAAATCAGGTCGGCTGATGTGGCTGCGCACGAAGCCGGAGAAATCACCCAGCATCTGGGCGCTTACCAGACCACGGTCAATAACCGCAAGATAACTTTTCTTGATACGCCGGGACATGAGGCGTTTACCAATATGCGCGCCCGCGGCGCGAATGTTACGGATATCGCGGTCCTGGTTGTGGCGGCCGATGACGGCGTCATGCCCCAGACCGAAGAGGCGATAAGCCATCTTAAAGCCGCCAAGGTGCCCGTGATTGTCGCCATAAATAAAATAGATAAAAAAGAAGCAAACCTGATTAAGGTGAAACAGCAGCTTGCCTCGGCCGAGCTCATTTCAGAAGAATGGGGCGGCAAGACCATTTTTGCCGAGGTTTCCGCCGTGACCGGGCAGGGCGTTAAAGAGCTTTTGGAAATGTTGTTGCTCCAGGCGGATATGCTCGAATTAAAAGCGAATCCCAAAAGGAAAGCGGTCGGCACGGTTTTGGAATCCAGATTAACCGAAAACTACGGTCCCTGGGCAACCGTGCTTATTCAGAACGGCACGCTTCATAAAGGCGATGCCGTGCTTTGCGGCGCCACTTACGGGAAAATACGCTCGCTTTATGATGATAAGCTTAACCAGATATCCGAAGCGTCTCCGGCCACGCCGGTCGGAATAACCGGACTGGAAGCTTTGCCGGAGGTCGGCGACAAGCTCTATGCGATGGAAGATGTTAAAACAGCCAAGGAAAAAGCCGAAGAAATACAGGAAGAGCGAAAGCTTTCCAAAGCGGTTCCTGCCAAACACCTGACTATGGAAAACCTTTTCAGCCAGCTGGAAGCCGGTAAGACAAAGGAATTTCGTATTATCCTTAAAACGGATGTGAAAGGTTCTTTGGAAGTCCTGAACAATCTTCTTTCGACTCTTTCAAATGATGAAGTCAAAATAAGCGTCATCCATAGCGGGGTGGGCGGAATCACGGAATCGGATATCCTGCTGGCGGATGCTTCGGATGCAATTGTCGTCGGGTTTAATATAATAGCCGATGATAAAAATAAAGCCCTGGCGCAGGACCGGGGAGTCCAGCTTAAATCCTACGATATAATATATCATCTTATAGAGGATATGAAACTTGCTTTGGAAGGCATGTTGAAGCCGGAAAAGGTCGAGGTCGTGACCGCACATCTAACAGTCAGGAGCCTTTTTAAAATATCCCGTTTCGGGACGATTGCCGGCTGCATGGTGGCGGATGGTAAAATAGAACGTTCCAATCTGGTGCGGCTCAAAAGGGGAGGGCAAATCCTTTTTGAGGGTAAAATCGATTCCCTTAAACGCTTTAAGGATGATGTCCGCGAAGTCGCCCAGGGTTATGAATGCGGTGTAAAACTTGCCGGTTTTGATGATATTCAAGTCGGCGATGTCATAGAATCTTACCGCATCGAGGAAAAATCCCGTAAGCTCTGA
- the rbfA gene encoding 30S ribosome-binding factor RbfA: MLTRRLERAAKEFQREISLIILKELADPRVGFVTVTRVVPASDLKSAKVYVSVIGDAAKRKESIDCLNHARGYIQNFIGNSMKLKDIPKLLFLYDEDLEKQLELNKIIEELEEKEKKT; encoded by the coding sequence ATGCTTACCAGGAGATTAGAAAGAGCTGCAAAAGAATTCCAGAGGGAAATAAGCCTGATTATCCTTAAAGAACTGGCTGATCCGCGGGTCGGGTTTGTCACCGTTACCAGGGTGGTTCCGGCTTCCGACCTTAAATCCGCAAAGGTTTATGTCTCGGTGATAGGAGATGCCGCTAAAAGGAAAGAATCGATTGACTGCCTTAACCACGCGCGCGGTTATATCCAGAATTTTATAGGGAATTCCATGAAACTGAAAGATATCCCCAAGCTGTTATTTTTATACGACGAGGACCTTGAAAAACAGCTCGAATTAAACAAAATAATCGAGGAGCTCGAAGAAAAGGAGAAAAAAACATGA
- a CDS encoding HEAT repeat domain-containing protein, with translation MKNCLILSTMAALVLLVAGCSESKLEKIEKDIRDLGSTVTTGTRDAVMKKIVKEYKDDEDAINALFKHMKNNKDSCTRRNCALTLAKMGVEDAEKPIREMMFNDKSDKNRAFAVEAMAILKKENAIPDLIKVLKDDKDTAPRDKAKELLGSKKLAPAACEQLIPYLTDPDINMRQQAQSALVAMEKTAIPPLLKVLNSTDNKDLILNIFQMFAKIGDTSVVADMKVVMGKFPAWEDADQRKKSDFYKQLELYYNKLYTMK, from the coding sequence ATGAAAAACTGCCTGATATTGTCGACGATGGCTGCCTTGGTTTTATTGGTTGCCGGCTGTTCCGAATCAAAACTGGAGAAAATAGAAAAAGACATACGCGATTTGGGGAGCACCGTTACCACCGGCACGCGGGATGCGGTCATGAAAAAAATAGTCAAGGAATACAAAGACGATGAAGACGCCATTAACGCCCTTTTCAAGCATATGAAAAACAATAAGGATTCCTGCACTAGGCGCAATTGCGCGCTGACATTGGCGAAAATGGGCGTTGAGGACGCGGAAAAGCCGATTCGCGAGATGATGTTCAATGACAAAAGCGATAAGAACCGCGCCTTTGCCGTGGAAGCGATGGCAATCCTTAAAAAAGAAAATGCCATCCCCGATCTGATAAAGGTTTTGAAGGATGATAAAGATACCGCGCCGCGCGATAAGGCAAAAGAACTTTTGGGCAGTAAAAAACTCGCTCCGGCCGCCTGCGAACAGCTTATCCCTTACCTGACTGACCCGGATATCAATATGCGCCAGCAGGCACAGTCGGCATTGGTTGCCATGGAAAAAACAGCCATTCCTCCGTTATTAAAAGTCCTTAATTCCACTGATAACAAAGACCTTATTTTGAATATCTTCCAGATGTTCGCTAAAATCGGCGATACCTCGGTCGTAGCAGATATGAAAGTGGTTATGGGGAAATTCCCTGCCTGGGAAGATGCCGACCAGCGTAAAAAGAGTGATTTTTATAAACAGCTGGAATTATATTACAACAAGCTTTATACGATGAAATAA
- the rph gene encoding ribonuclease PH, with amino-acid sequence MRLDNRKFDELRPLKITRNFISSAAGSAFIEFGNTKVLCTASVDLKVPDFLKDSGKGWVTAEYGMLPASTPQRKAREARLGRVDGRTHEIQRLIGRAMRAVIDLELLVDKTVWIDCDVIQADGGTRTAGITGAFIAVHDALQSLVKQRLLVKNPIKAYLAAISVGKVKGELLLDLCYEEDSRAEVDMNVVMTEKGGLVEIQGTAEQKPFSDNELTELLTLAKKGLNNIFAIQHKMLEA; translated from the coding sequence ATGCGTTTAGATAACAGGAAGTTCGACGAATTAAGGCCCCTTAAAATAACCCGTAATTTTATCTCATCCGCCGCGGGCTCGGCTTTCATAGAGTTCGGCAATACCAAGGTCTTGTGCACCGCTTCGGTCGATTTAAAAGTGCCTGATTTCCTAAAAGATTCCGGCAAGGGCTGGGTCACCGCCGAATACGGGATGCTCCCGGCTTCCACTCCCCAGCGCAAGGCGCGTGAAGCGAGGCTCGGAAGGGTGGACGGCAGAACCCACGAAATCCAGCGGCTTATCGGCCGGGCAATGCGCGCGGTCATAGATTTGGAATTGCTTGTCGATAAAACAGTCTGGATAGATTGCGATGTCATCCAGGCGGATGGGGGCACGCGCACCGCCGGCATTACCGGCGCCTTTATCGCGGTTCATGACGCGCTCCAAAGCTTGGTCAAGCAAAGGCTCCTGGTAAAAAATCCCATTAAGGCATACCTCGCGGCAATCAGCGTCGGCAAGGTCAAAGGCGAATTACTCCTGGATTTATGCTACGAGGAAGACAGCCGCGCCGAGGTCGATATGAACGTGGTCATGACGGAAAAAGGCGGGCTCGTGGAAATACAAGGAACAGCAGAGCAAAAGCCGTTCAGCGACAATGAACTTACCGAACTGCTTACCCTGGCGAAAAAAGGATTGAATAATATCTTCGCTATACAGCATAAAATGCTGGAGGCTTGA
- the ruvC gene encoding crossover junction endodeoxyribonuclease RuvC has product MRILGIDPGTRVVGYGLVERNGNKATVIDYGIIKVSGTLALPKRLNEIYDSLQALYKQLKPDAVVVENIFYARDVRATIKMGEARGVILLSAAKQGLAIYEYTPAEIKKSVTGNGRADKSQVQRMVQHLFCLKTPPKPLDASDALAIALCYIYRS; this is encoded by the coding sequence ATGCGTATATTAGGAATTGACCCGGGCACACGCGTAGTCGGCTATGGTCTGGTGGAAAGAAACGGCAATAAAGCTACTGTTATAGATTACGGCATCATTAAGGTCTCCGGGACTCTCGCGCTTCCCAAACGCTTGAATGAAATCTACGACAGCCTGCAGGCCTTGTATAAGCAATTGAAGCCCGATGCGGTCGTGGTGGAGAATATCTTTTACGCGCGCGATGTCAGGGCGACCATAAAAATGGGGGAGGCGCGCGGAGTGATTCTTTTATCCGCCGCTAAGCAAGGGCTGGCGATTTACGAATATACCCCGGCTGAAATCAAGAAATCCGTTACCGGAAACGGCCGGGCGGATAAAAGCCAGGTCCAGCGCATGGTCCAGCATTTATTCTGCCTGAAAACCCCTCCCAAGCCATTGGATGCCTCGGATGCATTGGCAATCGCTTTGTGCTATATCTACCGGTCTTGA
- a CDS encoding NUDIX hydrolase: MKYAIKTERDIYKGSLFSLRQAVISYNGKSFKRENVVHPGAVVIITQTNDGKIILVKQFRYSARQELWELPAGTLGKGEKPLDCAKRELAEETGFKAESFRKLSRFYPCPGYSSEILHLYLAKKLSPTYAVPDEDENIKTGIFSRAQIENLLKKGKIVDAKTIIGLMLWLKK, encoded by the coding sequence ATGAAGTATGCAATAAAGACCGAGCGGGATATTTACAAAGGAAGCCTCTTCTCCCTCCGCCAAGCAGTAATCTCTTATAACGGCAAATCTTTTAAGAGAGAGAACGTGGTCCATCCGGGCGCGGTGGTCATTATCACCCAAACCAACGACGGCAAAATCATCCTGGTAAAGCAGTTCCGCTATTCCGCCCGCCAGGAACTTTGGGAACTGCCCGCCGGGACGCTCGGCAAGGGAGAAAAGCCGCTTGACTGCGCCAAAAGGGAGCTTGCCGAGGAAACCGGATTTAAAGCCGAATCCTTCCGTAAATTATCCCGCTTTTATCCCTGCCCGGGATATTCTTCCGAAATACTCCATCTTTACCTGGCGAAAAAGCTCTCCCCAACCTATGCCGTGCCGGATGAAGACGAGAATATAAAAACCGGGATATTTTCCCGCGCCCAAATAGAGAATTTACTCAAAAAGGGTAAAATAGTTGACGCTAAAACCATTATAGGATTGATGTTATGGCTGAAAAAGTAG
- a CDS encoding LemA family protein translates to MPIPIIALGGVFLVLLIILIAIYNSLVSLKNHIKESWADIDVQMKRRYDLIPNLVETVKGYAAHEKEVFEKVTEARNKAFANNGRYSSQSVDENAMIGTLKTLFAVSERYPELKANENFLKLQQELVDTEDKIAAARRFFNGNIRDYNNKVQMFPSSIIAGMFGFKAEDFFEVEDDAVRNAVKVNI, encoded by the coding sequence ATGCCCATACCTATCATTGCCCTAGGCGGTGTTTTCCTGGTTTTACTAATTATCCTGATTGCCATCTACAACAGCCTGGTCTCCCTCAAAAACCACATCAAGGAATCATGGGCGGATATCGATGTCCAGATGAAGCGGCGCTACGACCTTATCCCAAACCTGGTCGAAACCGTCAAGGGCTATGCTGCTCACGAGAAAGAAGTCTTTGAAAAAGTGACCGAGGCTCGTAACAAGGCGTTCGCCAACAACGGCCGTTACTCCAGCCAGTCCGTGGATGAGAATGCCATGATCGGGACCCTCAAAACGCTCTTTGCCGTCTCCGAAAGATACCCAGAGCTCAAGGCGAATGAAAACTTCCTGAAACTCCAGCAGGAGCTGGTGGATACCGAGGATAAAATTGCCGCGGCGAGGCGTTTCTTTAACGGGAATATCCGCGATTATAATAATAAAGTCCAGATGTTCCCTTCCAGCATCATTGCCGGTATGTTCGGATTCAAAGCAGAAGATTTCTTTGAAGTGGAAGACGATGCCGTCCGGAACGCTGTGAAAGTTAATATATAG
- a CDS encoding four helix bundle protein, whose protein sequence is MGYRFEKLIVWQKSMEFCVKIYDKTKNFPKEEIYGITSQLRRAATSIPLNIAEGSGCKTRKEFIQFLYIALRSQYEVVTIIKLSHKLDYFNDNEIEILEHEIDEIGKLLQGLINSLQKSNN, encoded by the coding sequence ATGGGTTACAGATTCGAGAAATTAATAGTCTGGCAAAAGTCAATGGAATTTTGCGTAAAGATTTATGATAAAACCAAGAACTTCCCGAAAGAGGAAATCTATGGAATTACATCCCAGTTAAGACGCGCGGCAACATCAATCCCGCTCAATATAGCGGAAGGCTCCGGATGTAAAACCAGGAAAGAATTTATCCAGTTTCTCTATATCGCTCTGCGCTCGCAATACGAGGTTGTTACTATAATAAAACTATCTCATAAACTCGATTATTTTAATGATAACGAAATCGAAATACTTGAGCATGAAATCGACGAAATAGGCAAATTGCTTCAAGGACTTATTAACTCGTTACAAAAATCTAACAACTGA
- the dusB gene encoding tRNA dihydrouridine synthase DusB — translation MLKIGSVTIPSKHILAPISGVSDTSFRLICRSFGCKFAFLGMVSARALAYNNRTTHKMLSSLPEDSPLGVQILGFEPEYIKIALEKILKYPFDIIDLNAACPARKAVRRGEGATLLNDPKKLKSILKIIVESTKKPVTVKIRTGFSDSINALDIARQAEDSGIKALFIHGRTREQQYAGRVDYDIIRKVKQTLKIPVIASGDVLSATLAKKMLDETGCDGLLIARGSFGNPWIFKEIDDYLRDGTVPQRPCLEEITTLMIKHFELCIKEHGEESSVYVFRKFFHWYTKAIRNVQPLRVRIFEAKTPKEVLDIIEELCSSGRKVFERPALCNT, via the coding sequence ATGTTAAAAATAGGCTCTGTAACCATCCCTTCAAAACACATCCTTGCACCGATATCAGGCGTAAGCGATACGTCTTTCCGACTGATTTGCCGCTCCTTCGGATGCAAATTCGCCTTTCTGGGAATGGTCAGCGCACGCGCCTTGGCTTATAATAACCGCACCACCCACAAAATGCTTTCCAGCCTGCCGGAAGATTCTCCCCTGGGTGTCCAGATACTGGGCTTCGAGCCGGAATACATAAAAATAGCCCTCGAAAAGATATTAAAATACCCGTTTGATATCATAGACCTAAACGCCGCCTGCCCCGCCCGGAAAGCCGTCCGGCGCGGAGAAGGCGCCACGCTCCTTAACGACCCTAAAAAGCTAAAAAGCATATTGAAAATTATCGTAGAAAGCACCAAGAAACCGGTCACCGTAAAGATACGCACCGGATTCAGCGACTCGATAAACGCCCTTGATATCGCGCGCCAGGCAGAGGATTCCGGAATCAAGGCGCTCTTTATCCACGGGCGCACCAGGGAACAGCAATACGCCGGAAGGGTGGATTACGATATCATCAGGAAAGTAAAACAAACTCTTAAGATTCCAGTCATTGCGAGCGGAGATGTCCTTTCCGCGACACTCGCAAAAAAGATGCTGGATGAAACCGGTTGCGACGGTCTCCTGATTGCCCGCGGCTCTTTCGGCAATCCCTGGATATTCAAGGAAATCGACGACTACCTCCGTGACGGCACCGTCCCGCAACGCCCTTGCCTTGAAGAAATCACTACTCTAATGATAAAACACTTTGAGCTGTGCATCAAAGAGCACGGTGAAGAATCCAGCGTCTATGTCTTCCGTAAATTCTTCCACTGGTATACCAAGGCAATCCGCAATGTCCAGCCGTTAAGGGTAAGAATATTCGAAGCCAAAACCCCTAAAGAGGTGCTTGATATCATAGAGGAACTGTGCTCCTCAGGCAGAAAAGTATTCGAACGCCCAGCCCTCTGCAATACCTAA
- the mutM gene encoding DNA-formamidopyrimidine glycosylase, whose product MPELPEVETVVRGLNKFARGRRITGVKVSLPKIINLNPALFRKRLLNSRILCTERRAKIIMIHLSNGYSLGVHLKMSGRLVYTKGNSTIEKHTHVIMNLDNGFDLRYWDLRQFGYVRLFPTGKISEGLKLDLLGPEPLEKSFTINKFTELLKTRPHTRIKPLLMDQGFIAGIGNLYADEILYCARVHPLRRVNSLKEPEIKGIFREIKKILPEAIRKRGSSVELYVGADGKPGEYHKYLKAYSREGAPCSRCRAKIIRIKIGQRSAYFCPKCQR is encoded by the coding sequence ATGCCCGAATTACCAGAGGTAGAAACTGTTGTCCGCGGATTGAATAAATTCGCCCGCGGCAGGCGCATTACCGGCGTTAAAGTATCTCTTCCTAAAATAATAAACTTAAATCCGGCTCTTTTCAGGAAGCGGCTCTTAAACTCCCGCATTCTCTGCACCGAACGCCGCGCCAAGATAATAATGATTCATCTTTCGAACGGATATTCGCTCGGCGTCCACCTTAAAATGTCCGGTCGTCTGGTTTACACCAAAGGCAACTCCACCATCGAAAAGCATACACACGTGATTATGAATCTTGACAACGGATTTGACTTAAGATACTGGGATTTAAGGCAATTCGGATATGTGCGGCTATTTCCTACGGGTAAAATAAGCGAAGGCTTAAAGCTTGACCTACTTGGCCCGGAACCGCTGGAAAAATCGTTTACAATTAATAAGTTCACGGAACTATTAAAGACACGTCCTCACACCAGAATCAAGCCGCTCCTCATGGACCAGGGATTCATCGCCGGAATCGGCAATCTTTACGCAGATGAAATACTTTATTGCGCCCGGGTCCATCCTTTAAGGCGCGTAAATTCCTTGAAAGAGCCGGAAATAAAAGGTATATTCCGGGAGATAAAAAAGATTCTCCCCGAAGCAATCCGCAAGCGCGGTTCTTCGGTGGAATTATATGTCGGGGCGGACGGGAAACCGGGCGAATACCATAAATACCTGAAAGCCTATTCCCGGGAAGGCGCGCCATGTTCAAGGTGCCGGGCGAAAATAATCAGGATAAAAATAGGCCAGCGCAGCGCTTACTTCTGCCCAAAATGCCAAAGATAG
- a CDS encoding phosphoglycerate kinase yields the protein MLNKLTINDMKITGKRILLRADFNVPQDAKGNITDDTRIKAVLPTINHILSNKGKLVLMSHLGRPKDKEAKFKLDSVAQRLSQLINRPVKKLDDTIGANIEKTVSKMAEGDVVLLENLRFYPEEEANDDNFSKKLAFLGDLYINDAFACSHRAHASIAGVTKYLKSGAGYLLAKEIEYLTKVVSSAEKPFVLILGGAKVSDKIGVINNLMELVDTIIIGGGMAYTFLAAEGKKIGSSKLEKDKISVATDILKKARDRKINILLPVDHLIVDKVDQHAHIKLTSGEIPDGWIGVDIGPKTIKLFTDALSTAKTVCWNGPLGVFEIDKFAEGSRSIAVAMTNLKATTVVGGGDTSAAVEKFGLASKMSHISTGGGASLEFLEGKDLPGITSLTNK from the coding sequence ATGTTAAACAAGCTTACCATAAATGATATGAAAATCACCGGAAAGAGAATATTGCTCCGGGCTGATTTTAATGTCCCCCAAGATGCAAAAGGAAACATCACGGATGACACCAGGATTAAAGCGGTGCTCCCTACTATAAACCATATTCTTAGTAATAAAGGGAAACTGGTCCTGATGAGCCACCTGGGCAGGCCAAAAGATAAAGAAGCTAAATTCAAGCTGGATTCGGTTGCCCAACGCTTATCGCAACTGATTAACCGGCCCGTTAAAAAGCTTGATGATACTATCGGCGCGAATATAGAAAAGACGGTCTCAAAAATGGCCGAAGGCGATGTGGTTCTTTTGGAAAACCTGAGGTTTTACCCGGAAGAAGAAGCGAATGACGATAATTTCTCCAAGAAGCTGGCATTCCTGGGCGATCTTTACATAAACGACGCCTTTGCCTGCTCGCACCGCGCCCATGCTTCAATCGCCGGCGTGACCAAATACCTGAAATCAGGCGCCGGATACCTGCTTGCCAAGGAAATAGAATACCTGACCAAGGTAGTCTCTTCCGCCGAAAAGCCGTTTGTCCTTATTTTGGGCGGAGCCAAAGTCTCCGATAAAATAGGGGTAATCAATAATCTGATGGAGCTGGTAGATACGATTATCATCGGCGGCGGAATGGCTTATACTTTCCTTGCCGCCGAAGGCAAGAAAATAGGTTCATCCAAGCTGGAAAAAGATAAAATAAGCGTCGCAACGGATATACTCAAGAAAGCGCGCGACAGGAAAATCAATATACTCCTGCCGGTTGACCACTTGATTGTGGATAAAGTCGACCAGCATGCCCACATCAAACTGACTTCCGGAGAAATCCCGGATGGATGGATCGGGGTGGATATCGGCCCTAAAACAATCAAGCTTTTCACCGATGCTTTAAGCACGGCAAAAACCGTATGCTGGAACGGGCCGCTCGGGGTTTTTGAGATAGATAAATTCGCCGAAGGCTCCCGTTCAATTGCCGTAGCAATGACAAACCTCAAAGCCACCACCGTGGTCGGCGGAGGCGATACGTCCGCGGCAGTGGAAAAATTCGGCCTTGCCTCCAAGATGTCCCATATTTCCACAGGAGGCGGAGCGTCACTGGAATTCCTGGAAGGCAAGGATCTACCGGGGATTACATCATTAACCAATAAATAG